TTGGATTTCGTCAATCGAGCAAGACCCCAGACATTGTCCTGATAGCTTCCtgatgtaaaaaagaaaaggagtatCATAGTTTAGGGAATTAGATATCAAGAATCCATTTCGATCCACAATATATAAGAGAGAAGTCTCAAAATTTGCGGACCGTAGAGAAACTTCAAGAAGCTCAATCTTCCTCTCCATATCCGTGGTTTCTTGCTTCAGATGCTGCACATATATGGAGATTGTGATATTTATGAATCCAGTGAACGGAATAATACGAACTGAACAAATGTGAAATTAGTAATGGATAAAACCAATCATAGTGAACAAATCTATCACACCACAGGATCCTGCAAAACTAAGACTGCTACTACAAGAACCCTAATGTTCTCGTAAAATTTGTAGCTGGACACAAACCATGGTCGATTCTATGGCTTAGCGCCTCAGTAATTCTTGACATCAAAAGTAGTGTTCTTACCAAGAACGCGGTTCGATATTATTACAATCTGCAAATACTTACGTATAGGCTCACACCAACAGCCAATTTCAAAACTTCCTTCAAGAAAACAATAAGATGTAGATGCCCAAGGAGGTGATGTTTTCGAGGTATTACGTGGAGGGTGATGAGTGGGATTTCAGAAGCTGAAAGCATTTTAGACGACCAGTTAATGTCCTGAGGACATGTACAAAGATCAAAATAGCACTTTTAATGTTTCAATTAACTTGAAACCTATTTGTCTCTCTATACATATCAGCAGTTTCTCCTCTCTGCTTCCCAGTCATTGCCAAACCAGAAAGTAAGTACATCCGCAACTTATCTCGGATATATACACCTTCTCATTAAGACAAAAACTTACCACATTAATGATATATGCGGAAATTGAATGTCACTTGACTCTATCCCTATTTTTACAagtatatcatcatcattagtaTGATCCCTACTTTGTGGTTTTAGTGATTCATTTAAATCATGTATGCAGGTAGATTGTCACGCGATTCTTTGCATATGAGGCGACTATTTATGTATACACAAGCACATATTATAAGATTGCTGGGCAAATAGGATTTCTCGCCATCTGTGTTTGTGTATAGACTTCTCTGTAAGCCCTATCCTGAAAAAAGTTATGTTTGATGTTATATGTTAATCCTccagaaagaaggaaaaaaaaaagccaggaatttgttttcttacatacagcaaaatgaataaaatcGAACTGCTCAACTTGTTTAACCTCTAAAAAATGTGCTTGAATAGTTCAAATATGACTAGTCCGATGCTATTGACTTCTATTGACTAACAAACATGGCAACTTGTTTAATTAAACTGAGAATCTCACTGAACTCCTTACGAATGCACCAAATGTATTATCATGGAAAGGTTAGAGCACTGACCAGAATATATTGCTCCATATTAGCCCGGTACGTATCCACACCATTTGTAGATCTACGATATCGATCAATTGTCTTTCGGATTCTGAAAAATTTGCAAAGATAGCATATGAGCTCAGCCACTAGGAATACATTCTCCAAATTAATCAGGTATCATCAAAACTAAAGTAATCAAACATTAAGCATTAAACACAATCATTTTTGTGAATCATGCATGACTTCCAGTGAATATGTATCACTACCACTCACAAACAGAATATGCAAGGACCATAAGCCTCTGCAAGAAGCTTTTAGCGTCTCAGCAACTTATTTGCAACGATGTGAATTACTTGGAAAAATCTTGGTTGTCCTTCTTATACTTTGTAAATAATCGACGCCTGAGAGAGTATAGAGAATTAGGAGGTAACACAAATGAGAACTTAAATGGAAAGCTCGCTCGCCATTCAGAATTCATTTAAGAGataaaagcaaaacaagaaatcTTTCTTGTTCTCAAGCCAAAGCTAAATAAGTTATGAATCAAGACAAGTCTATCTTCTCACTCATCATAGCATGCTTATGTAGATGAGTTTGGAACGACCCTTTAAGCATGAGTAATTGCCAAGACTCAttggaaagataaaaatagttttacTAGAAAACAACTATAATTAAATAAGGACTCCGGCAACTTAACGGCATTTACTAGACcttgaaaatatgaaaatcaaatgtaGTTGGTTGTAAGTCTCCTAGTTTTACTAGTTCTGAGTTAATGGAATGCTCCGACATCAATAACAATGCCagcaatattttccttcaaattttagcgtgaaaatgttcaatttcacATTATAAAAGTATATTATGTGCGCATGTGAAGTATATTTAAATGTGAGTGAATTAATGCAATGTTTTTTGCTCAAGCCCAAAGTCTTCAATATTCCACACACCACTCCTTGTCAGTAAGAAGTAAGAACAGCACATGATGCTTGTAAAATCATCAGTTGCACTGTGAAGCAGTACAAGGACTCACTACTTCAGAGAGAAATTATAAGAGCAAGCAGTTGCACCTACATTTAACTTGTGACTTCAAGTACTTTTCATCCCGGAAAATGAAGAACAGGGAGTACTTACATGGTGGAGCAACTAAAATGGCAAACATGTACAATTGCAGTACTCTATGAGTGCGAAATCCAAGAGATCAGTGTGCTGTGTCATGTTAGCCTTAATCTATTATATTAGTGAATGTACTCGATCCCATAAAATCACCACTACACAAATCTAGTCAAGCCCATGACCTTATTCACCTTTCAAAGCATCGTATAATTAAAAGTACCTAAAATAGAAGATGTCAGGACTTGTTTCACACTTTTTTGTTTAGGGTTAAAGTACCATTAAAAAACCAACTTgaaaatcttttgcatgttTTGTTTGGCTCAGAAAATAGATTAATTATGCTCTAAATTTCGATTCAATGAACCACGATTTGAATTGCTTATTGATTATGGCGGTAGATAGGTAACACATTATTCAATTTCCCGACTAATAAATGTCATATAAAATTCTAGTTTTTGCCTTGTGGTATGGTCATAAACTTGAGACACAGATCTGCATGATTTGTAAGATAAGCATTATCAGATAGGGTACATAAAATAGTCTTAATTCATGTCTAAGTGGTATGATTACAACAAACTAAATCAAACAAGGTATAGTTTGAAGGCTTCACACTTTTCAACTTCCAAGCAATCAAATTTGTTTGGAAAAGATCTACTTCGAATAGATTAACACCTAACTGCAAATACGCTTACCATCATCATGCCCCAAGAATTAGTTATAGAAATCAATCCCTAGAAGCAGACTTCAAAACCTATAACACTTCAAAAAGGAACACTATTCGGCATGTTCATTTCATATCGACGTGGAATTGGGGCGAAGGCTGACGAAATAATATCAGTTCCCAGTGTCACTaacattaaattatattttcattcccCAAGACAAAGTACTGAGTATTCTAACATGTGAAGAAGCTGGAGGAGATCAGTACTTGCAAGATATTCAACAATTAGTTTCATCGGAAGAACCATTAAGAAAGAGGGAGTCTAACTCCAACGCCACAGCGTACAGAATGAATGCCTTTGATCATCAAATCCCCCTCACCTAGCCATTCGATTAGGGTACACCCCAGTGCAAtgactataaaaataaaaaaaaataaaataaaaaaaagcgaaaaagaaGATTTTATAGTTTCATACTTCCTTTTCTCAGCTAATTTCAACTAGGATATCTGAATAAAAGCCATGTTTTTAAAAACTGTCCGAAAATGAGAACCAAATTGGTCATCATGGTGGGTTAGTCCATGATCGAAGAGGAAAGACACTAAACGCTTGACCAAAACCAAAAAtggtagaaaagaaaaggagattaagaaaaaaaaaaccgatgCCATGATGCTCTCTTTTTTACACTTGACAAACACAGAGCAGATATGTGTGCATATCCCCTCCTTTCGGACATAAGAATGTTAACAAGGCTCAATCATGTTCCTTATCTAAAATCAACtcgagaaattaaaaaatctttaTGCAAACGTACTCAGAATTGCTTGAGAACTCGTAAAGCCTTCCTTTCTGCGAAAAGATAATCACAGCAACTTCGGCATCGCAGAGGACTGAGAGCTCGTAAGCTTTCTTCAGTAGCCCATTACGGCGCTTCGAGAAGGTGACTTGCCGGCTCGTCACATTCTCAATTCGCCTCATCTGAATTTTGCCTCTTGCCATGATCGAATTGTCCCTACATACATGACGGTTATCAACCCTAGAATGACAAGTATTCAATAATAGCAATGAACTTAACAAATATACCTCAACAATCAAAAACCACAACTCACCAGTGACTTTGTGCAGCTTCAACCAGCTGAAGATTTATCTAGACTTTAGACTGAAGTACTTGAGAAGCCAAAAACACTGCAGGAGAAATcacgcttctttttttttcaaatagagAAAGACTATTTCACATTCGAACACAAGCCAAACCCACAGGATAAAGATTTCACAAAAGCAATGGTCGGAGAAGGAGAAATATGGATTTGCCCAGCGTAATAAAAGGGGAAGCTTCTCCACTCTATGTCAGAAAAATGAAccacaaaaaattcagaaacccTAAAGAGGAACGAGGGCGAagacaaaaaccaaaaaactggGATGAACGCAAAGGATACATTAGCAGTTGATGGATCTTTCTTTATTCTGTGGCCACAaacatgaaaagaagaaaaaaaagttactattcaaaattcaatgaaaaggaaatacaaacaaaaaaggaaagaaacaggGAGGAAAGCAAAGCATTCGAGGTCAACCAAAACGGCATGGTTAATTTGGCAATGAAGATTCAAAGAAGCAGATGGATTCTCTTTGTTTTGGTAAAATTAATAAAGAGtgtagagagagacagagagacagagaaagagagaagattttttgtttttttccgaAAAAACgtatatttttattgaaaagagcggagagagagagagagagacagagggacATGCGAAAGAGAGAGCAGCGAGAAACGAAACAggtgaaaagaaagagaaaaggtagtACGATAAATATGAGAATTGTCGACGTCATCGTACCATGAGGTGCGCAGTTAACCAATgggacgttttttttttttggtcgaaaaccaATGGGACGTTGACCAGTGGGAAAAATTATCTCACTCAAATTCAGTGGGCCTCCACTAGACCAATGGAAAGAGACCCTGTCTTTTTTCTTGGGCCAAGTAGGAACAGCCTCGGCGCTCTTCTTCAATCGATTCCTCTCTTAATGGGTTTGTGAGAACCAGGAGTACTCGAAATTATTACCATGATAAATTCATGGGTAAAATAGATACCTGAACTATCCTTTAgcttgtctttttcttcttataatTCCTCATTATATAAGGGAGTAAAAAATACCTAAAACTTTTCGATTCAGGTAATAAGTATAGGAATTTGGGAAGTTTTATGCTTTGATTTgggttttaggttttttttttgcttaagcACATGAGAGTTCAAAGGCTATTGACTATGGTGCACTAATCCTAGATCgcttaattttctaattagcATAAATGTGATCTCCGATGAGACTACTGTGTTTTGATAGAAGACTAGCAAAGCAAACGTATCATGGTGttacttgaataaaaaaaaaaaacttcttgttttcgggaacaatttctaaaaataagccatttttttcttttgttcatcttccttgcCGTGGCCATCGCCTGACCGCCGGCAACCGTTGTCACCGCAGCTCGACCGTCGACCGTTGCCGTTGCCCACCACCCACAACTCACCGCACGTCATCAGCTATCGAGTATGGCAATGcatgagcaagaagaaaaaacgaataaatGCATAAATTTGTTAATTGAACCGAATGcatttctaatctttttttattccgagaatttaatttttatataattacaaaacaggttattttactcataaattgttccaatgagtagaaatagaaaaaaactatttctaaaaaaaaattgtttctcgaagTAGAAACTTACCATACACGGCCTAAATAGGTAGCAAAATTGTAGCACTTTATAGTTGTGAGTAGACAAAGAAGGCAAATTGGGCCGCTTATACATTATAATTATACATTTATTACTTATGCATTGCCAGTAAAGTAATAAGGTAGAAACATATGAGCTTTCGTCTTACTTCGAGGGAACAGCTAGTGTTGAATGAAGAGATTTAATCACTCTATTAGAACTAAACATGGGATCTTGCTAAAGTATCGAAGAGCCACAATATTATTGGAAACAAGTGGGTCTACAAATGGAAGGAAGGCATCGAGGTGTAAGGTAAGACTTATTGTGAAGTGTTATACACAACAAAAGAGCATTAATTACAACAAGGTCTTTTCTCCTACTATAATACGTACTTATATTTGAATATTACTTTGTCTTAATTGCTACATAGGATCTCAAGCTAGAACAACTAGATgtgaaaatgacaatttttcaCAATGAGTTCAAAGAgtagatttacatgaggcagTTAAAATGATTTGTTATTTCGGATAAGGAAAACCatgtttatttattaaataaatctTTTTATGGGTTGAAACAATCTCATAAAtaatggtataattattttgatgCTTTTGTGGCTGAGGCTATTCGAAAGTTAGTCTACTTTAAAAGATTGGAGGATGGATCCTTGATAAATCTAATATTATTTGTTGATGACATATTGATAACTGTTAAGATTATGTGGGAAATTGATGTGTTAAAGAAGCAGTTGAACGCTGAgttttaaatgaaaaatttggGTGCTACATAGAAGAAGAAATGTCAAAAACACTTATTGGATCAACTATATGAAgagattttgtttcaaattatGCTGTAAATTTTGCTTGCAATTGGGTTGATTATTTGTAAATACTATGGGTTTAGGTATACTTTAACTGTGGGAAATAATTGAGCATGTAAACGATTATTAATTCTATGATTCTCCAATTATTAATAGATTATTTGTTGCTAGTTCTTCTCGTTGAAGAGTTACCAACACATAGACCAAACCATGTAAATTCCTAATGTTTTTTCTTGGTCCTGACTTATTTCTATGGTAATGTTGCATTGATTTAATTTGCAAGATCCAATGTTTTCCACATTAATTTTACAAAGTTTAATTGGACAAGTCACCATATCAATTATAAAATACAAAAGATGAGGACAACATAGCTAATGCAATGTGGATTCATGAGGACACCCAAACAGCATAGGCCTTTGATTAAATCACATATCGATAACATAGGCCTTTAATTAAATCACATATCTTTACTAATATATTAAGCCAAAGCACGCACCTTACACATACGACCAACATGTGCCATTTGTCATGTTTCTACATCACAACAATCTTGACCCCCTCAACTATTCcacatttttttcaataattatgtACATTTTATAGTGCAAACATCAACATAGTTGGACAGCATCTTCTCTCTACCAACTCAATACGGAGGCATGTCTTCAAAACGAAGATGCAATACAGCTTCCACAGCTGCTAATACTAATTTAGTTTCTTG
The sequence above is drawn from the Eucalyptus grandis isolate ANBG69807.140 chromosome 11, ASM1654582v1, whole genome shotgun sequence genome and encodes:
- the LOC120285945 gene encoding MADS-box protein AGL42-like, with translation MARGKIQMRRIENVTSRQVTFSKRRNGLLKKAYELSVLCDAEVAVIIFSQKGRLYEFSSNSEIRKTIDRYRRSTNGVDTYRANMEQYILHLKQETTDMERKIELLEVSLRKLSGQCLGSCSIDEIQEIGDQLERSLRSIRERKAQLFNDQIQQLQAKERSLKEENAKLLAKCLASPEQPTTHPRAVAIHSRSSWSTDVETGFFIGLPES